One part of the Marmota flaviventris isolate mMarFla1 chromosome 4, mMarFla1.hap1, whole genome shotgun sequence genome encodes these proteins:
- the Rbp4 gene encoding retinol-binding protein 4, which translates to MEWVWALVLLAALGSGRAERDCRVSSFRVKENFDKTLFSGTWYAIAKKDPEGLFLQDNIVAEFSVDENGHMSATAKGRVRLLSNWEVCADMVGTFTDTEDPAKFKMKYWGVASFLQRGIDDHWIIDTDYHTFALQYSCRLLNFDGTCADSYSFVFARDPNGLTPEIRRLVRQRQEELCLDRQYRWIEHNGYCQSKAGENLL; encoded by the exons ATGGAGTGGGTGTGGGCGCTCGTGCTGCTGGCGGCGCTGGGCAGTGGCCGCGCAGAGCGAGACTGCAGAGTGAGCAGCTTCCGAGTCAAAGAGAACTTCGACAAGACTCTG TTCTCCGGGACCTGGTACGCCATAGCCAAGAAGGACCCTGAAGGTCTCTTTCTGCAAGACAACATCGTCGCCGAATTCTCCGTGGACGAGAATGGCCACATGAGTGCCACTGCCAAGGGACGAGTTCGTCTTTTGAG TAACTGGGAAGTGTGTGCAGACATGGTGGGCACCTTCACTGACACAGAAGACCCTGCCAAGTTCAAGATGAAGTACTGGGGCGTAGCCTCCTTTCTCCAGAGAGGAA TTGATGACCACTGGATCATTGACACGGACTACCACACGTTCGCCCTGCAGTACTCCTGCCGCCTCCTCAACTTTGATGGCACCTGTGCAGACAGCTACTCTTTTGTGTTTGCACGTGATCCCAATGGCCTGACCCCTGAGATTCGGAGGCTGGTGAGGCAGCGGCAGGAGGAGCTGTGCCTGGACCGGCAGTACCGGTGGATTGAGCACAACG GTTACTGCCAAAGCAAAGCAGGAGAAAACCTTTTGTAG